The Thermocrinis ruber genomic sequence CTTGACGAGCCATGCGTTGTAAGGGTCGCTGATCAGGGGGCTTGGGTCCTTTTCAAGCTTGGAATTTTTATCCACTATTTTCCCACCCAAGGGAGAGGGAAAGGTGGATACTCTCTTGCCCGCCTCCACTACCGCTAAGTTTCCATCGTATTCCACCACTGTACCCACCGGCTTGATCTTTACCGAATAAAGGGGATACACAAGGGCTGAAAGGATGGGTGTAAAGCCCACCGAATAAATGTTCTTTCCCTCCTTTTTTATCCACTGAAAGATCATCCTGTCTTCGTTTATTCTGTAGAGCCTATCCCTTTTTAGCTTACAACCGAACACATCGATATCCTTTTCCACGTTAGCCCTCGCCAGAAAGGAAAAACTCAAGAACTTTAAAAGAAACCGCCTGTCTATCATAAACCCAAGAGGTTCTTTTCATACCTTTCAAAGCCCTGCTGTCTTGCCCAGAGGTCTAAACTTAATGTGGCAAGGTCGTCAATATGGGGAACCGCCAATCCATCAACCCTTAGGTCTATTACCTTTAGGTATGTGTTGCACTTTTTGCAAACATGCAGTTGAACATACCTGTTCCCTTCCTCGTGGATGTATTCAAAGTGATCATCCTCCACATTTCCACATTTTGGGCACTTGGTCCGGTAGTATAGCCAACCGGTATTGCACAGCACACAACTCAGATACCTCCCCCCTTCCACATCCTCCGTATCCATAATGTAAGAAACGGAGGGACGAAAGCCACATACGGGGCACTTTTCCTTTAGCCAATTTTTGAGGTCTGCGTCCGTGCTTTCAGCCATTATGGAGAAAAAAGGGTTCAAAAAGGACAAAAATATGAACCTCTCCTCCTCCGGTGCCCACCTCTCCTTGAGAAACTCTGCTATCAGCTTTTCTATCTCTTCTTTACCCAAAGCCATCAAACTTTGCGCGGTTTCCCTAAGGGTTTCAGAGCCGTAGCTTATGCAGAGTTCCAATAGGGAATAAAATTCTTTTAAGCCTTTTCTCCAGTTGCTTTCCCCTTTGTTTTCAAGCTTTTCGTAAAAGTCTAACTGCCACCGGAGGACCTTTTCCATAAAGCTAAGAATTTCCTCCGCCTCCGGGTGCTTAGCCTTTAGGTGCTGTAGTCTGCTTATGCTGTATTCTCTTTCTTTTAACCTCACAATGCTCATTGTTTTATTACTCCGCAGGCGATCCTTGGTCCCGCATGTCCCGCTGGGTCTGTTTTGTGATCATCTGGATGCTGGTGGATCATGATGGAAGTTCCTCCTTCCTTAAAGAGGCTGTTTGGCTTTCCACGCTCAAGGGTCACAAAGGTGTTGAGAACATGCACCCTCAGGTTGCCGTTGGCATCCGTAAACACGTTCGGCATGTCTCCTGCGTGTGGTCCCTCAGGGTTCAAGAGCCCGTGTTTTTTGTTGAAGGGATTAAAGTGTCCTTTGGCAGACATAAAGTCCGGCGGATCGCATTTTCCAAGTTCGTGTATGTGAAGGGCAAGCTCTGCGTTGGGGGGAAGTCCCTTAACATCCAACTTTATTAGTACTCCCGAGTTGGTTTGTATCAGTTCAGCTTTACCAACCTTTTCACCTTTTTGATTTATGAGCTCTGCAGACGCTTTCAACTCTTGGCTAAGTGTAAAAGTTGGAAGGACCGCCAGGGCGGCGGTCAAAAGCTTTAAAGCCCTCATGGCTCTCTCCTCCCAATAATTTGCTTAAACCACTTGGGATGATGTGAGGCAGCCCAAAGGGCGGATACCTTCCCAGTTATCATACTGCTCAGAGAACCGGGCACCCCAATGGTTCCCATATAAACATGCACTATAAAGCCCGCACCCACCACTATGAAGGCAATTTCGTGCAACAATATAGCCCACCTGACCAGGGTTATTGAAAAGCTATTCGGAAACCACATAACCAATCCAGAAATCAGGAACACCGCACTTCCTATGAACACGATCCACCCAAAGAGTTTTTGCCCTGCGTTATATTTCCCCGCCTCTGGCAGTTTTTCCTCCTCTCCCTTTATGTAGTGTTTTACGCCCTTCAGCCACTTTAT encodes the following:
- a CDS encoding formate dehydrogenase accessory protein FdhE, which translates into the protein MSIVRLKEREYSISRLQHLKAKHPEAEEILSFMEKVLRWQLDFYEKLENKGESNWRKGLKEFYSLLELCISYGSETLRETAQSLMALGKEEIEKLIAEFLKERWAPEEERFIFLSFLNPFFSIMAESTDADLKNWLKEKCPVCGFRPSVSYIMDTEDVEGGRYLSCVLCNTGWLYYRTKCPKCGNVEDDHFEYIHEEGNRYVQLHVCKKCNTYLKVIDLRVDGLAVPHIDDLATLSLDLWARQQGFERYEKNLLGL
- a CDS encoding superoxide dismutase family protein; protein product: MRALKLLTAALAVLPTFTLSQELKASAELINQKGEKVGKAELIQTNSGVLIKLDVKGLPPNAELALHIHELGKCDPPDFMSAKGHFNPFNKKHGLLNPEGPHAGDMPNVFTDANGNLRVHVLNTFVTLERGKPNSLFKEGGTSIMIHQHPDDHKTDPAGHAGPRIACGVIKQ
- a CDS encoding formate dehydrogenase subunit gamma; this encodes MEHTKNLEDVEVQRFSAFERFIHWLVAISFLYLFFSGLGIYSPKFSWLLTVLGGKEFSAWLHPIAGIVYSVGVFLMFLKWAKDFILDADDIKWLKGVKHYIKGEEEKLPEAGKYNAGQKLFGWIVFIGSAVFLISGLVMWFPNSFSITLVRWAILLHEIAFIVVGAGFIVHVYMGTIGVPGSLSSMITGKVSALWAASHHPKWFKQIIGRREP
- a CDS encoding glycine cleavage system protein H, yielding MIDRRFLLKFLSFSFLARANVEKDIDVFGCKLKRDRLYRINEDRMIFQWIKKEGKNIYSVGFTPILSALVYPLYSVKIKPVGTVVEYDGNLAVVEAGKRVSTFPSPLGGKIVDKNSKLEKDPSPLISDPYNAWLVKVESEDTESLKRLKRAEEVVDTIRQFIIREQIECLPRK